GAGCTGGAAGGCGAAAAAAATCGTTTGGCTGTAAGCAGATCTTACAATAGGATTATGTAGTTTCCCTCGTAGTGCACAAGGCTATACAGAAAGGGGTGGGAGGTGGAAAACCCTATACTGGAACAGATTAAATTTTCCAAAAAGGGCTTATTTCTTATCttcttcttcacagaaaaaaaaaaatattctagtgCTACAGACTACAAACACCGGCTGCTCAACTAATTAATACAACTTCACGAGATGCTCCTAGAAGTGTGAAAACTTTCTACGTGCAATTTCATTAATTATAAATGCTTTCCTGGCCGGAAGATTTCAAATGTAGTATTGCTGGATCGTCCATCGAgttactttattttctgttaactAGAACTAACAGATGTTTCTGACACATGTCCCAATTTCGCTTAACAGATCTGCAAATGACATTTCAAAATGTACAGGCAGAAACAATACCgggttttcttctctctttttttttccccttttttccccttttcccccctcccgaTAATCAAAACTTGCAGCTCCCCATATTTGCGAATTCAGAGAGTCGTTGGAAAGCAATGCTCATTAAAAATGTCACTGTTATTCAGATCAAACATTTCAAACCCCCTCtgcccaaaacaaaactgttgaACGAAAAGGTCGCAGCTGTGTTATTCTCACAATGTTAGAGCTGTAGCATCTCAGCGACATCAGTCAAAACTGACTAGACAAGTTGTAAGTTCTATTGTTCACTTTTAATTTGTGAGCTTGCACaatgatttcattttttccccccaactaCTTTAAActgccaggggaaaaaaaaaatcctcgCCTATGTGAATAAGCAGAAATAGTAGTAGCTATATCACTCCTCGGTATTTACACAGCTCTACCCGTGTAAAATTACAGCAACCTCTCCgcacaatcagaaaaaaatatggactAGAATTCTGAGATTTGTTCTGGCTCtacttcccccccctccctttctcccctcctcctcccttcaaACGTTAAAGAAGCAAACAAATCtgagaatttattttccagaagtaCTTGGCGTCCATTCCATAACAACGTAAAGGATACATTAAAACATAATAAAGCAAAACAGTATGCTGAATAACACAGAGAGAGTAAAGAGAGCTTTACATACTGACCTGTATGAGttcttttgtgtattttgaGATTCTCTGATCTGGCAAACACTTTGCCACAGCCTGGGAAAGGGCAGGGGAAAGGTTTTTCACCTGTGTGGACTCTGATGTGATTTACAAGTTTGTATTTGGCCTTGAAAGGTTTGCCTTCTCTTGGACACTCTTCCCAGAAACATATGTGATTGGACTGCTCGGGTCCTCCAACGTGCTCCACCGTGACATGAGTCACCAGCTCGTGCATCGTGCTGAAAGTTTTCGAGCATAATTTTTTGGGAGTCTGGTCCAACTCAATCCACTTACAGATGAGTTCCTGTTTGATGGGCTGCCTCATGTAACGAAAGAAGGCCCCCGGGCCGTGGTGTGGAGCCAGATTCACGTTCAGATTCATGCCACCGTAGCTATGAAGcgaagaagcagcaaaaggatCTGTCCTGGAGGCTGGTACTTGAGTGAAATGTTCAGACCTGGCGTACATTTCTCCAGGTAACCCCAGTCTTATCTGTCCGTTTAGATGGCCACCTGGAGCTGCATGGGGAGGCTGCTCATGGAGTCCAGTGAACAGAGAGGGATTTCCAGCTTctgagtggtggtggtggtgaccATGGTGTCCGGGGTAGCTACCTGTTGTTGAGACAAACAGTCCGTGGTGAGAACTTGCAGCAGGGTGCTGCCCGGTCAGCCCTGGCATGAGTGGGGCCGGCAGGTCTCTGTGTATGAAGAAGTCCCTACCTGCTGCcagagcctgggctgggtgAGAGACGGGGTAaggggctgctggtggctgcGCCGGGCCATACGCTCCTGTTTGACTAGAGACCACCTCGGCTTGGCCTGCCatatgatgatgatggtgatgatgatggtggtggAGCTGGTGGTGGGGATGAGGGGCAGGGCTGAGTTTAAGGGCCGCGGGGtgatgctgaggaggaggatgaagagaaGGATGGTGACGGTGCCCCATGTGTTCTGGCCGGAGCGGGTGCGGCCCGAGGCGGGACTCGGCGGCGTGCACCCCTGGCTGCGTGGGCGACGTGGCGTGGGGGTGCCCGGCGAGGCCCGGGAAGCCTGTCATGCTCTGAGGGGGGTCGTGGTGGTGGCGAGGAGCCCCCGCCAGATCTACTAATCTCAGCGCTGTGTTCCGCCTGGAGAGAGCCGCAGGGTCCATCCCTGGGATCCCCGGAGCGTCCACACTTATTAGCTTCTAACGCTAAAAAGTCACCTGACAGCGGGAGGAGAGAGACACAGAGAGGGGgacgaaaaaaaaaagagccccaacttttttttttttttttttttttcctttttcctcccccccaaaaaaagtttGCCGGTCCCGCTGCCCCGGCAGCGGGGCGCACGGGCGGCTGTGCCAGCGGGTGGGCTGGGCGGGAGAGCGGCGGGGGCTCGCTTttggcggcggcggccggggaGGTCCCCCCGTGTGTCCCGTCCTCCCGCGGGGATGGCGGGAGCCCCGCCGAGCGGACGCGAGACGGGACGGGGCCGCGCACCGCCTCCGGGCCGCGGCGAGGGCCCCGCCATCCAAACAATCGCCGCGGCTTCCCATTGGCTGCCTCTGCGATGACGTCACCGGTGACTGTTCCCCCTGATGCCTGGCAGGGTTATCGCTCCGcgcgggggggcgggggggaggggttgCGCACGCGCTACCGCCGGGTGTCCCCCTTCCCCCGGACACCCCCATCCGCACCGCCCGGGGCCCCACGGAGCGGTCCGGCCCACGGCGCAGCCCGTGGCTGCAGTCCGGCCCGACCCAACCCGGCGGCGGGAGGCCCTGACTGAGGTCTTGCCCCGGTCGCCGAGGGCTCCGCCGCCGGGCCGTGGCCTTAGGGGAACAAAGccaaggagggagggggaatcCCGAAGGAAGCGCCCCGGCCGTCCGCCCCGGCCTTTGTCCGGTCCCTCCGCCCTGCTCCGGGGCGGGGAGCAGCCCGCGGGGGTTTCCTCGGGAGAGCCCCCGCAGCCCCGCTGGTCCCCGCCGCCCAGCCGGAGCAGCAGGAGGCGAGGCGGCCCCACGGCAGCGGCCCCGGGCCAGCCCGCGGGTCCCTGACACTTGTTGACAGCGCGGGGAGCGGGACCTTCCCCGGCAAAACCAGCAGCTGGAGCCGCTCCGCCAACTCACTTGGCAGGCTGAGGCGTCTGGCCTGGTGCTCGGGCTATTGTACCGCTGCCTGAGGCCTGGCAAAGGATTCCTGGAAGACTCCGCgtccccttcccctccttctaCAAGTTTTAGCAGTTATCTGGTTATTGGCTTCCAAACCAATGCGAGAAATCATGATGTTCAGACTGAATCTGAGTCTTTAACCCAGAAGAGGgagtctctctccctttccctctttccctctctttctctcacacacacatacaggGTAGTTCTGTCCTTGCCTTGAAGGAAAAGAATTGCAAAACATTCATAACCAACTCGGTTCTGATGCATCTCACCTGAAGGAAGGAACATGGTCTGCATCGCTAATGATCAAAGTGTAGGTTACGTTTCAGGTCTATACAGTGAGGCCTTACAGGTTCAGGAAAGCTTAGGGCTTCATCACAGGAGGAAGCAGCTACTTAAGTTTTTAAGAAGGGGATtgtgaattaaaagaaaaaaaaaataaaaaagaataaatgaaacatgggaaaggagggaagaaatagggcttcaggaaaggaaaacacagctgtAAATATCTGCTCACGATATTACCACACAACTCATAAATGTGACCCCACCAATAAACGCACATCCTTACAAACTAAAGCAACAATTAATTCTCTTTCCATTGTGTCCAGCTCTCAGCATTTGGATATATTTGACTTGCTGTGAACTTGGCAGTGGACACTTTACTGCATGCATGCCAGGTAAAGCTCCCAGCACGAAATTTTGTATCGCCATAAAAATTTAACAGTATCAGCTATCGATAGGTTTTATATTAAGTAGTAAATGAAGAAACCGTTTGGCAATGTCAACCAAGCTACTCTCATAACAGAAACTACCAGCCAGTGATCAGAACCTGTAAGATTTAAGTGGAGGAGATACATAACCACACAGGGGACAATTTTTATCACGGCATTGAATATTATGGGCTGGCTGCAGTCACATATTTTGACTATGCTTGCCTTTCACCATGTTCCCCTGTAACACAAGACTGATATTTAGGTAGCTAGCTGTAGATACATCCATGTACATCTTTCTGAGTGGAGATGATGAAAAGTGACAAATTATGCAATTAGCTCTCCATCCTTACATAACATGTTTAAGCAGGCATTTTAAAGCACACACCATCCTCACAATATCTCAACTTTCAAGTCTACTTGCTCTACAAAATGGATTTGACAGTCCTATTCACGACCATCTCAATAGGAGTGAACAGAAGAGACAAACGTTAGGAAGTACGAATCTGTTACTTACAAATGTACTGAGAGTGTGAATTCCaaataaagctgctttcctCATACCTCCTTAAAATACTGCATCTCTACATACTTGTTATCCATCAATTCTGACACTCCATGGTCAAGAGAGAAAGCATCTGGAACAGTTTATCAATTAAAAGATGTCATGACCGGTTTGCCCTAAGCTCAGTTAAAATACTGTGATGGTTTCTTGTCAGACACTCATGGCTCTCCGCTTGCCCCTCACTCAGGGCTTTCTCTCACTCCCCTTTccaggcagagaagcagaaccTGGCCTTCGGTATCCCTCACTGTTAGGTGAAGTTGGTGTGAGCCCCGATTGCGGgcgggggggttggggaggt
The nucleotide sequence above comes from Heliangelus exortis chromosome 9, bHelExo1.hap1, whole genome shotgun sequence. Encoded proteins:
- the ZIC4 gene encoding zinc finger protein ZIC 4 isoform X4, whose amino-acid sequence is MRHKTPLVMRKRKRLYRNTLEKSSSYPGHHGHHHHHSEAGNPSLFTGLHEQPPHAAPGGHLNGQIRLGLPGEMYARSEHFTQVPASRTDPFAASSLHSYGGMNLNVNLAPHHGPGAFFRYMRQPIKQELICKWIELDQTPKKLCSKTFSTMHELVTHVTVEHVGGPEQSNHICFWEECPREGKPFKAKYKLVNHIRVHTGEKPFPCPFPGCGKVFARSENLKIHKRTHTGEKPFKCEFEGCDRRFANSSDRKKHSHVHTSDKPYNCKVRGCDKSYTHPSSLRKHMKVHCKSPPPSSGYESSTPSLVSPSSDSGREPPASCSHAEPSAPAQSTANLSEWYVCQGAGLCALPAPSAAPPAAAPLAELRPRC
- the ZIC4 gene encoding zinc finger protein ZIC 4 isoform X1 yields the protein MDPAALSRRNTALRLVDLAGAPRHHHDPPQSMTGFPGLAGHPHATSPTQPGVHAAESRLGPHPLRPEHMGHRHHPSLHPPPQHHPAALKLSPAPHPHHQLHHHHHHHHHHMAGQAEVVSSQTGAYGPAQPPAAPYPVSHPAQALAAGRDFFIHRDLPAPLMPGLTGQHPAASSHHGLFVSTTGSYPGHHGHHHHHSEAGNPSLFTGLHEQPPHAAPGGHLNGQIRLGLPGEMYARSEHFTQVPASRTDPFAASSLHSYGGMNLNVNLAPHHGPGAFFRYMRQPIKQELICKWIELDQTPKKLCSKTFSTMHELVTHVTVEHVGGPEQSNHICFWEECPREGKPFKAKYKLVNHIRVHTGEKPFPCPFPGCGKVFARSENLKIHKRTHTGEKPFKCEFEGCDRRFANSSDRKKHSHVHTSDKPYNCKVRGCDKSYTHPSSLRKHMKVHCKSPPPSSGYESSTPSLVSPSSDSGREPPASCSHAEPSAPAQSTANLSEWYVCQGAGLCALPAPSAAPPAAAPLAELRPRC
- the ZIC4 gene encoding zinc finger protein ZIC 4 isoform X2 yields the protein MDPAALSRRNTALRLVDLAGAPRHHHDPPQSMTGFPGLAGHPHATSPTQPGVHAAESRLGPHPLRPEHMGHRHHPSLHPPPQHHPAALKLSPAPHPHHQLHHHHHHHHHHMAGQAEVVSSQTGAYGPAQPPAAPYPVSHPAQALAAGRDFFIHRDLPAPLMPGLTGQHPAASSHHGLFVSTTGSYPGHHGHHHHHSEAGNPSLFTGLHEQPPHAAPGGHLNGQIRLGLPGEMYARSEHFTQVPASRTDPFAASSLHSYGGMNLNVNLAPHHGPGAFFRYMRQPIKQELICKWIELDQTPKKLCSKTFSTMHELVTHVTVEHVGGPEQSNHICFWEECPREGKPFKAKYKLVNHIRVHTGEKPFPCPFPGCGKVFARSENLKIHKRTHTGEKPFKCEFEGCDRRFANSSDRKKHSHVHTSDKPYNCKVRGCDKSYTHPSSLRKHMKVHCKSPPPSSGYESSTPSLVSPSSDSGREPPASCSHAEPSAPAQSTANLSE
- the ZIC4 gene encoding zinc finger protein ZIC 4 isoform X3, encoding MDPAALSRRNTALRLVDLAGAPRHHHDPPQSMTGFPGLAGHPHATSPTQPGVHAAESRLGPHPLRPEHMGHRHHPSLHPPPQHHPAALKLSPAPHPHHQLHHHHHHHHHHMAGQAEVVSSQTGAYGPAQPPAAPYPVSHPAQALAAGSYPGHHGHHHHHSEAGNPSLFTGLHEQPPHAAPGGHLNGQIRLGLPGEMYARSEHFTQVPASRTDPFAASSLHSYGGMNLNVNLAPHHGPGAFFRYMRQPIKQELICKWIELDQTPKKLCSKTFSTMHELVTHVTVEHVGGPEQSNHICFWEECPREGKPFKAKYKLVNHIRVHTGEKPFPCPFPGCGKVFARSENLKIHKRTHTGEKPFKCEFEGCDRRFANSSDRKKHSHVHTSDKPYNCKVRGCDKSYTHPSSLRKHMKVHCKSPPPSSGYESSTPSLVSPSSDSGREPPASCSHAEPSAPAQSTANLSEWYVCQGAGLCALPAPSAAPPAAAPLAELRPRC